A genomic segment from Spinacia oleracea cultivar Varoflay chromosome 3, BTI_SOV_V1, whole genome shotgun sequence encodes:
- the LOC130470121 gene encoding uncharacterized protein — MDVIGEVVAMGDKENIAKQDAKTNWMLSLEIKDLHNNKLNCALFGEFAEQMSKYKNHESENRIIAIIQFAKIKEFKGEVSLSNSLFSTKVFVNEDIPEINEYMSSIIFNGNISDEDDCQSQRLTHLSSHYSHSISDEFLVKSEKVLLEEICEKTKECFCVALATIVSIEKETNWYKVKVTVEDDSGSATFVMFDREVFQIIQVSAVDIKDKLSKDDKSDSFPKELIEYTFG; from the exons ATGG ATGTCATCGGAGAGGTTGTCGCGATGGGGGACAAAGAAAATATAGCAAAGCAAGATGCTAAGACAAACTGGATGTTATCGCTGGAAATTAAAGACTTGCA CAATAACAAATTGAATTGCGCATTGTTTGGGGAGTTTGCTGAGCAGATGTCAAAATATAAGAATCATGAAAGTGAAAACCGTATCATTGCTATAATCCAGTTTGCTAAAATTAAGGAATTTAAGG GTGAAGTTTCATTGTCAAACTCGCTTTTTTCCACAAAGGTATTCGTTAATGAAGACATCCCCGAAATTAATGAGTACATGAGCAG CATAATTTTTAATGGCAATATTTCTGATGAGGATGATTGTCAATCACAAAGACTCACTCATTTGTCAAGTCACTATTCACATTCTATATCCGATGAGTTTTTGGTAAAGTCTGAAAAGGTACTGTTGGAGGAAATATGCGAGAAGACTAAG GAATGCTTTTGTGTGGCGCTTGCTACTATTGTCAGTATCGAAAAGGAAACCAATTG GTACAAGGTCAAGGTAACTGTAGAAGATGATAGCGGAAGTGCCACCTTTGTAATGTTTGACCGAGAGGTCTTCCAAATCATTCAAGTATCGGCAGTTGATATAAAAGATAAGTTATCCAAg GATGATAAGAGTGATTCTTTTCCTAAAGAGTTGATCGAATACACTTTtggataa
- the LOC110778849 gene encoding uncharacterized protein, producing MKKSGKTKSFTIPARVFLNEQCVSLDYEDMLDWCFQREIRSSHMLILMMHLSEMVLKDGISGLYRFCDCTYLSPLRRVEKEDDRCDYLYRVFACNDGKNKYQLFFLPYIEDRDWMLVVICPWIALVQWLDPLGAQNEPPEFAQTIINRQSSNLARITERISQKQRRTLSLSGKKLSALANLQASRKVDIMLVAT from the exons ATGAAAAAGAGCGGAAAAACCAAATCCTTCACGATCCCGGCTAGAGTGTTCCTAAATGAGCAATGTGTTAGCCTTGATTATGAAGACATGCTTGATTGGTGCTTTCAAAGAGAGATAAGATCATCTCACATGTTGATTTTAATGAT GCATCTGAGTGAGATGGTTCTCAAAGATGGCATCTCTGGGCTATATAGATTTTGTGATTGCACCTATCTATCCCCGCTAAGACGTGTGGAAAAAGAAGACGATCGATGTGActatttatatagggtatttGCGTGCAATGATGGCAAAAATAAATATCAACTATTCTTCTTGCCCTATATAGAAGA TCGGGATTGGATGTTGGTTGTTATTTGTCCATGGATTGCATTGGTTCAGTGGTTAGATCCACTTGGAGCACAAAATGAACCTCCCGAATTTGCTCAAACAATAATCAACAG GCAATCATCAAATTTAGCGCGGATTACCGAAAGGATATCCCAAAAACAAAGAAGAACCCTTTCATTAAGTGGCAAAAAATTGAG TGCCCTCGCCAACCTCCAGGCTTCAAGGAAAGTGGATATTATGTTGGTCGCTACATGA